A single window of Vicinamibacterales bacterium DNA harbors:
- the rpsK gene encoding 30S ribosomal protein S11, giving the protein MAKQEAADPNVPAAEGGGKKPAGRPAKKKTFKKRGEKRVIHHGYAHIHASFNNTTITITDPEGAVIAWSSAGGIGFKGSRKGTPFAATQAAIAAGNAAKAFGMRTLEVRVKGPGAGRESAIRALQTIGLDVKSIRDVTPIPHNGCRPPKRRRV; this is encoded by the coding sequence ATGGCCAAACAAGAAGCAGCCGATCCGAACGTTCCAGCCGCGGAAGGCGGAGGCAAGAAGCCCGCCGGCCGTCCGGCGAAGAAGAAGACGTTCAAGAAGCGCGGCGAGAAGCGCGTCATCCATCACGGCTACGCGCACATCCACGCCTCGTTCAACAACACGACGATCACCATCACCGATCCGGAAGGGGCGGTGATCGCGTGGTCGAGCGCCGGCGGGATCGGCTTCAAGGGATCGCGCAAGGGCACGCCGTTCGCGGCGACGCAGGCGGCGATCGCCGCCGGCAACGCCGCCAAGGCGTTCGGCATGCGGACGCTGGAGGTCCGGGTCAAGGGACCGGGCGCCGGACGCGAGTCGGCGATCCGCGCGCTGCAGACCATCGGCCTCGATGTGAAATCGATTCGTGACGTGACGCCGATCCCGCACAACGGGTGCCGTCCGCCGAAGCGGCGCCGTGTCTGA
- the rpsD gene encoding 30S ribosomal protein S4, whose protein sequence is MARYSGPVCRLCRREGMKLFLKGERCYTEKCAIEKRNMPPGQHGKLRKAKIVGYGLQLREKQKVKRIYGVLENQFRRYFEMADRTRGITGETLLQLLERRLDNVIYRLGLATSRAQARQLVRHGHFTVNGRKVDIPSYSVKAGDTIGVQARSAQNPAIQHALEEVKGRGVPEWLSFDQGAMAGRIASLPTREQINLPVQEQLIVELYSK, encoded by the coding sequence ATGGCAAGGTACTCAGGACCGGTTTGTCGGCTGTGCCGGCGCGAAGGCATGAAGCTCTTCCTCAAGGGAGAGCGCTGCTACACCGAGAAGTGCGCGATCGAGAAGCGCAACATGCCTCCGGGTCAGCACGGCAAGCTGCGCAAGGCGAAGATCGTCGGCTACGGCCTGCAGCTGCGCGAGAAGCAGAAGGTCAAGCGCATCTACGGGGTGCTCGAGAACCAGTTCCGCCGCTACTTCGAGATGGCGGACCGCACCCGCGGCATCACCGGCGAGACGCTGCTGCAACTGCTGGAGCGGCGGCTCGACAACGTGATCTACCGCCTCGGGCTCGCCACCTCGCGCGCCCAGGCGCGGCAGCTGGTGCGCCACGGCCACTTCACGGTGAACGGCCGCAAGGTCGATATCCCGTCGTACTCGGTGAAGGCGGGGGACACCATCGGCGTCCAGGCGCGCAGCGCGCAGAACCCGGCGATCCAGCACGCGCTGGAAGAGGTCAAGGGTCGCGGCGTGCCGGAATGGCTGTCGTTCGATCAGGGCGCGATGGCCGGACGGATCGCCTCGCTGCCGACGCGCGAGCAGATCAACCTGCCGGTGCAGGAACAGCTGATCGTGGAGTTGTACAGCAAGTAG
- the rpsM gene encoding 30S ribosomal protein S13, with protein MARIAGIDLPRTKRIEIGLTYIYGIGRKRSNDILSAAGVSGDIRIKDLSEDDVRKISRVIEEQGGVEGDLRKEVSMNIKRLMEIGSWRGLRHRRNLPVRGQRTKTNARTRKGPRKGAIAKKKTV; from the coding sequence ATGGCACGTATAGCTGGAATTGACCTGCCGCGTACCAAGCGGATCGAAATCGGCCTGACCTACATCTACGGCATCGGCCGCAAGCGCTCGAACGACATCCTGAGCGCGGCGGGGGTGAGCGGCGACATCCGGATCAAGGACCTGTCGGAAGACGACGTCCGCAAGATCAGCCGGGTGATCGAGGAGCAGGGGGGCGTCGAAGGGGACCTCCGCAAGGAAGTCTCGATGAACATCAAGCGGCTGATGGAAATCGGCAGCTGGCGCGGGCTGCGCCACCGCCGCAATCTGCCGGTCCGCGGGCAGCGGACCAAGACCAACGCGCGGACGCGCAAGGGGCCGCGCAAGGGCGCGATCGCGAAAAAGAAGACTGTGTAG
- the rpmJ gene encoding 50S ribosomal protein L36 → MKVRASVKRICDKCKVIRRRGVVRVICPNQKHKQRQG, encoded by the coding sequence ATGAAGGTCAGAGCATCGGTGAAGCGAATCTGTGACAAGTGCAAGGTCATCCGCCGCCGCGGCGTGGTGCGCGTGATCTGCCCGAACCAGAAGCACAAGCAGCGTCAGGGATAG
- a CDS encoding DNA-directed RNA polymerase subunit alpha — protein sequence MLWKGFQRPKRLEFERETLTDRFGRFYAQPFERGFGTTVGNAMRRVLLSSIEGAAVTAVKIDGVLHEFSPIPGVVEDATDIILNLKQIPLKMHTDATKTLYVRVDKAGEVRARDIEADSDVEILEPDAHIATVAEHGKLHMELRVKRGRGYISADKNFDEDLGIGWIPVDSVHSPIKKVNYLVEAARIGQNTDYDKLTVDVWTNGSVTPRDAVSLSAKLIRDHLNIFINLEDAAELSAEGGGEASAATSNENLDKSVEELELSVRSYNCLKNANIRTIRELVQKTEGEMLKTKNFGRKSLNEIKEILTSMGLGLGMRLDQPAAQSQE from the coding sequence ATGTTGTGGAAAGGTTTTCAGCGTCCGAAGCGGCTCGAGTTCGAGCGTGAAACTCTCACCGACCGGTTCGGCCGGTTCTACGCCCAGCCGTTCGAGCGCGGCTTCGGCACCACGGTCGGCAATGCGATGCGCCGCGTGCTGCTGTCCTCGATCGAAGGGGCGGCGGTGACCGCGGTCAAGATCGACGGCGTGCTGCACGAGTTCTCGCCGATTCCCGGCGTGGTCGAGGACGCGACCGACATCATCCTCAACCTGAAGCAGATCCCGCTGAAGATGCACACCGACGCGACCAAGACGCTGTACGTCCGGGTCGACAAGGCCGGCGAGGTCCGCGCCCGCGACATCGAGGCCGACAGCGACGTCGAGATCCTCGAGCCGGACGCGCACATCGCCACCGTCGCCGAGCACGGCAAGCTGCACATGGAGCTGCGCGTCAAGCGCGGCCGCGGCTACATCTCGGCCGACAAGAACTTCGACGAGGATCTCGGCATCGGCTGGATCCCGGTGGACTCGGTCCACTCGCCGATCAAGAAGGTGAACTACCTGGTCGAGGCGGCGCGCATCGGCCAGAACACCGACTACGACAAGCTGACCGTCGACGTCTGGACCAACGGCTCGGTCACGCCGCGCGACGCGGTCTCGCTCTCGGCGAAGCTGATTCGCGATCACCTGAACATCTTCATCAATCTCGAGGACGCCGCCGAGCTGTCGGCGGAAGGGGGCGGCGAAGCGTCGGCCGCGACCTCGAACGAGAACCTCGACAAGAGCGTCGAGGAGCTGGAGCTGTCCGTCCGGTCGTACAACTGCCTCAAGAACGCGAACATCCGCACGATCCGCGAGCTGGTGCAGAAGACCGAAGGGGAGATGCTCAAGACCAAGAACTTCGGCCGCAAGTCGCTGAACGAGATCAAGGAGATCCTCACCTCGATGGGGCTCGGACTCGGCATGCGGCTCGACCAGCCGGCCGCGCAGTCGCAGGAATAG